One segment of Mycolicibacterium baixiangningiae DNA contains the following:
- a CDS encoding alpha/beta hydrolase yields the protein MSGELDPQIARIIEALDRGFPPVHEMTGAQARATIRSRFVSAAAPEEVGGVEDRFVDGPGGDLRVRIYHPAASAADPLPVLVYAHGGGFVFCDLDSHDGLCRDITNRLAVIVVSVDYRLAPEHAWPAAAEDVYAVTRWLSQNCAALGGDAGRIAVGGDSAGGNLAAVTALMARDRGGPPLMAQLLVYPMIAADFTTESYRLYGSGYYNPAQALRWYWDQYAPNESDRTHPYASPLHADLRGLPPAVMVIAGHDPLRDEGLAYGDALTAAGVPTVVRRFDGGIHGFMTMPSLDIAQSARAQLCSDAATLMAGVPAGG from the coding sequence ATGAGCGGTGAGCTCGATCCCCAGATCGCGCGGATCATCGAGGCGCTCGACCGTGGCTTCCCGCCGGTGCACGAGATGACGGGTGCGCAGGCACGGGCCACCATCCGCTCGCGATTCGTGTCAGCCGCCGCACCGGAGGAGGTCGGCGGGGTCGAGGACCGGTTTGTCGACGGGCCCGGCGGCGATCTCCGGGTCCGGATCTACCATCCGGCCGCGTCAGCTGCGGACCCGCTGCCGGTCCTGGTGTACGCCCACGGCGGCGGTTTCGTGTTCTGCGACCTCGACAGTCACGACGGCTTGTGCCGCGACATCACGAATCGGCTTGCGGTGATCGTTGTTTCGGTCGACTACCGGTTGGCCCCGGAACACGCCTGGCCGGCCGCGGCCGAGGACGTGTACGCGGTCACCCGATGGCTTTCCCAGAACTGCGCCGCACTCGGTGGCGATGCCGGCCGGATCGCGGTCGGTGGCGACAGCGCGGGCGGCAACCTCGCCGCCGTGACGGCATTGATGGCGCGTGACCGCGGTGGTCCACCGCTGATGGCGCAGCTGCTCGTCTACCCGATGATCGCCGCGGACTTCACCACTGAGTCGTACCGGTTGTACGGCTCGGGGTACTACAACCCGGCGCAGGCCCTTCGGTGGTACTGGGATCAGTACGCACCCAACGAATCCGACCGCACGCACCCGTACGCGTCACCGCTGCACGCCGATCTGCGCGGGCTGCCGCCGGCCGTCATGGTGATCGCCGGTCACGATCCACTTCGCGACGAAGGCCTCGCCTACGGGGACGCGCTGACCGCTGCCGGTGTGCCCACGGTGGTGCGCCGGTTCGACGGTGGAATCCACGGGTTCATGACGATGCCGAGCCTGGACATCGCCCAGTCCGCGCGTGCCCAGTTGTGCAGCGATGCTGCGACTCTCATGGCAGGAGTCCCGGCAGGTGGCTGA
- a CDS encoding IclR family transcriptional regulator, which produces MTTAPATPETTTPSAVIDRVSLVLDAFDGPGRLTLAQIVRRTGLPRSSAHRMLERLVQLRWLRRNGRDYELGMRLVELGSLAVHQDRLHRAAAPLMHDLHRATGLVAHLAVLDGADVVYLEKIGDRMVAAMPSRVGGRQPAHCTAIGKALLAYNEDACDAVDLDSRRTKYSIGTAAQLAAELAKTRAHGVAFDREESLPGFGCVAAPIGAPGEAVAALSVCGPMGRMAFDQRLAAPVRMTAMGVWRNIEGGPQRVAPTLQQVRPLRSGPTPRPAHESAALQLA; this is translated from the coding sequence ATGACCACAGCCCCGGCCACCCCGGAAACCACCACTCCCAGCGCGGTCATCGACCGGGTGTCGCTGGTGCTCGACGCCTTCGACGGCCCCGGTCGGCTGACCCTGGCCCAGATCGTCCGGCGCACCGGACTCCCCCGCTCGTCGGCCCACCGCATGCTCGAGCGCCTGGTCCAATTGCGCTGGCTGCGCCGCAACGGCCGCGACTACGAACTGGGCATGCGCCTGGTCGAGCTCGGATCGCTGGCCGTCCACCAGGACCGCCTGCATCGCGCGGCGGCGCCGCTCATGCACGATCTGCACCGGGCCACCGGTCTCGTCGCCCACCTCGCGGTGCTCGACGGCGCCGACGTGGTTTACCTCGAGAAGATCGGCGACCGGATGGTGGCGGCCATGCCGAGCCGGGTCGGCGGCCGCCAGCCCGCGCACTGCACCGCGATCGGCAAGGCACTGCTCGCTTACAACGAGGACGCGTGCGATGCAGTCGATCTCGACAGCCGCCGCACGAAGTACTCCATCGGCACGGCTGCGCAACTGGCCGCCGAACTGGCCAAGACGCGCGCACACGGTGTCGCGTTCGACCGGGAGGAGTCACTTCCCGGATTCGGTTGTGTCGCCGCACCGATCGGCGCGCCCGGTGAGGCCGTCGCGGCACTGTCCGTGTGCGGTCCCATGGGTCGCATGGCCTTCGACCAGCGCCTCGCCGCTCCGGTACGCATGACCGCGATGGGTGTGTGGCGCAACATCGAGGGAGGGCCGCAGCGCGTTGCGCCGACCCTGCAGCAGGTGCGGCCGCTTCGCAGTGGGCCCACGCCGCGTCCGGCCCACGAGTCGGCTGCGCTGCAACTCGCATGA
- a CDS encoding SDR family NAD(P)-dependent oxidoreductase: MAELLRGRTALVTGSSRGIGRAVAQRLAAEGATVVVTARSHTPSPSVRAGAATALPGTIGETVALIEAAGGTAYAVAADLEDPQQRQRLVDDVLDRTGRLDILVNNAGYADYSVVETMDMDTFDRTVEHYLRTPFVLSQRAIPHMRRQGGGWIVNIGSVTGMAPVRPFREYNKSSGDVVYASMKAALHRFTQGLAAEVLDAGIAVNCVCPSTAVRTPGASQLIPESFPTEPVEYLAETVLAMCHLPAAERTGLVAFSLHYPWSQGLPVHTLDGGGVLPPLEPPATANPNIRPAGL, from the coding sequence ATGGCGGAGTTGCTACGCGGTAGAACGGCTCTCGTCACCGGAAGCAGCCGGGGGATCGGCCGGGCCGTCGCCCAGCGACTGGCCGCCGAGGGCGCGACCGTGGTCGTCACCGCGCGTTCCCACACCCCGTCGCCGTCCGTGCGCGCCGGGGCGGCGACCGCCCTGCCCGGCACCATCGGGGAGACCGTCGCGTTGATCGAAGCGGCAGGCGGCACCGCGTACGCCGTCGCCGCCGACCTCGAGGATCCGCAGCAGCGACAGCGACTGGTCGACGACGTTCTCGACCGCACCGGCCGGCTCGACATCCTGGTCAACAATGCCGGTTACGCCGACTACTCGGTGGTCGAGACCATGGACATGGACACATTCGACCGCACGGTGGAGCATTATCTGCGCACACCGTTCGTGTTGTCGCAGCGCGCGATTCCGCACATGCGGCGACAGGGTGGGGGCTGGATCGTCAACATCGGCTCGGTCACCGGCATGGCGCCGGTGCGGCCGTTCCGTGAGTACAACAAGTCATCGGGCGACGTCGTGTACGCCTCGATGAAAGCCGCGCTGCACCGGTTCACCCAGGGTCTGGCGGCCGAGGTGCTCGACGCCGGCATCGCCGTGAACTGCGTGTGCCCGTCCACAGCGGTCCGTACTCCCGGTGCGTCGCAACTCATTCCGGAGTCGTTCCCGACCGAACCCGTCGAGTACCTCGCCGAGACCGTGCTGGCGATGTGTCATCTGCCTGCCGCCGAACGCACCGGTCTGGTCGCGTTCAGCCTGCACTATCCGTGGTCGCAGGGACTCCCGGTGCACACCCTCGACGGCGGCGGGGTGCTGCCGCCGCTGGAACCGCCCGCGACCGCGAACCCGAACATCCGGCCCGCGGGGCTGTAG
- a CDS encoding Dabb family protein — MYNVIRLIETADEAGRDRLLDALREGTAAWDAQRCLVEPTLPGVRNGGDILLHLRFSEREQWDRHTALLDSVLTDPAVRHVNGATYRGAPTPGANGSGTVYRTLLLRVREEADEATVRRFEDDLRLLPRYVRTIHSWQLSRVAEAIGTSPWTHVFEQEFTDLDGLMGPYLMHPIHWAYVDRWFDPECPDMIVRERVCHSFCRNDR; from the coding sequence ATGTATAACGTCATCCGGCTGATCGAGACAGCCGACGAGGCGGGCCGTGACCGGCTGCTCGACGCGCTGCGTGAGGGAACCGCCGCGTGGGACGCCCAGCGGTGTCTCGTGGAGCCGACGCTGCCGGGAGTGCGAAACGGCGGGGACATCCTGCTGCATCTGCGGTTTTCCGAGCGCGAGCAATGGGACCGTCACACAGCACTTTTGGACAGTGTGCTGACCGATCCGGCCGTCCGGCACGTCAACGGCGCCACCTACCGCGGCGCCCCGACTCCCGGCGCGAACGGATCAGGCACGGTCTATCGGACCCTGCTGCTCCGCGTGCGCGAGGAGGCCGACGAGGCCACCGTCCGCCGCTTCGAGGACGACCTGCGGCTGCTCCCCCGCTACGTGCGGACCATTCACTCCTGGCAGCTCAGCCGGGTCGCCGAGGCCATCGGAACATCGCCGTGGACACATGTCTTCGAACAGGAGTTCACCGACCTCGACGGACTGATGGGCCCGTACCTCATGCATCCGATTCACTGGGCCTACGTCGACCGGTGGTTCGACCCGGAGTGCCCGGACATGATTGTGCGGGAACGGGTCTGCCACAGCTTCTGCCGGAACGACCGCTGA
- a CDS encoding FAD-dependent oxidoreductase → MTIDDVRPVPASSITSWDHEADVVIAGYGIAGAAAAVEAAKAGADVLVLERTGSWGGAASMAGGFIYLGGGTALQKDCGFEDSVENMAAFLNVAMGPGADPARIADYCAGSVAHFDWLVECGVPFKAEFFGEPGWEPMGDQGLMYSGGENSYPFNTIATPAPRGHVPQMSDKKQGEASAGYMLMKPLVETATAAGARALYDVRVQRLVVESDGRVAGICARQYGTDVTIRARRGVVLATGSFAYNDAMVAQYAPRIAGRPAASIEQHDGQAIRMAQALGADLAHMDATEVAVFIDPQQLVRGVLVNERGQRYVAEDTYPGRVGQLTLYHQNNTAYLIIDGDAQEEAMASLSPQLMMRPPTWVCETVTELEGEIGLPPGSLQATVAAYNEGAARGEDPLLHKKPQWLRPIGSPVGAIDLRESTGGFTLGGLRTSLDAEVLHVSGEPIPGLFAAGRSTAGLAAWGYASGVSLGDGSFYGRRAGGSAAKA, encoded by the coding sequence ATGACGATCGACGACGTCAGGCCCGTCCCGGCCTCGTCGATCACCTCCTGGGACCACGAGGCCGACGTGGTCATCGCCGGTTACGGGATCGCCGGTGCGGCCGCGGCCGTGGAAGCGGCCAAGGCGGGGGCCGACGTCCTGGTCCTCGAACGGACCGGCTCGTGGGGTGGAGCCGCGTCGATGGCCGGCGGATTCATCTATCTCGGCGGTGGCACCGCACTCCAGAAAGACTGTGGTTTCGAGGATTCCGTCGAGAACATGGCCGCCTTCCTCAACGTGGCGATGGGGCCGGGTGCCGACCCGGCTCGGATCGCGGACTACTGCGCAGGCAGCGTCGCCCACTTCGACTGGCTCGTCGAATGCGGGGTGCCGTTCAAGGCCGAGTTCTTCGGCGAGCCCGGCTGGGAGCCGATGGGCGACCAGGGCCTGATGTACAGCGGCGGTGAGAACTCGTATCCGTTCAACACCATCGCCACTCCGGCGCCCCGCGGCCACGTTCCGCAAATGTCGGACAAGAAGCAGGGTGAGGCCAGCGCCGGCTACATGCTGATGAAGCCCCTCGTCGAGACGGCCACCGCGGCGGGCGCCCGGGCGCTCTACGACGTGCGGGTACAGCGTCTGGTGGTCGAGTCCGACGGTCGGGTGGCCGGCATCTGCGCCCGGCAGTACGGCACCGATGTCACGATCCGCGCCCGCCGTGGCGTGGTACTGGCCACCGGCAGCTTCGCGTACAACGACGCGATGGTGGCTCAGTACGCGCCGCGGATCGCCGGGCGGCCCGCGGCATCGATCGAACAACACGACGGTCAGGCGATCCGGATGGCGCAGGCGCTGGGTGCCGATCTGGCCCACATGGACGCCACCGAGGTCGCTGTTTTCATCGACCCGCAGCAGTTGGTGCGCGGTGTCCTGGTCAACGAGCGTGGCCAACGGTACGTCGCTGAGGACACCTACCCGGGCCGCGTGGGGCAGCTGACGCTGTACCACCAGAACAACACCGCGTACCTGATCATCGACGGCGACGCCCAGGAGGAGGCGATGGCCTCGCTCTCACCGCAGCTGATGATGCGGCCGCCCACGTGGGTGTGCGAGACCGTCACCGAACTCGAAGGCGAGATCGGGTTGCCTCCGGGATCGCTGCAGGCCACCGTGGCCGCCTACAACGAGGGCGCGGCACGGGGCGAAGACCCTCTGCTGCACAAGAAGCCGCAGTGGTTGCGGCCCATCGGCTCGCCGGTCGGCGCGATCGATCTTCGCGAGAGTACCGGCGGCTTCACTCTCGGCGGTCTGCGGACCTCACTGGACGCAGAGGTGCTGCACGTCAGCGGCGAGCCGATTCCCGGGCTGTTCGCCGCGGGCCGCTCGACTGCTGGGCTGGCAGCGTGGGGCTACGCCAGCGGTGTGTCGCTGGGAGACGGCAGCTTCTACGGTCGCCGCGCCGGAGGCTCCGCCGCCAAGGCGTGA
- a CDS encoding acyl-CoA dehydrogenase family protein, translated as MTERVIDRVMELADQFAEQAAEAERLGHLSEATVKNMKAVGSIRLLQPVEHGGYEVHPREFAETVMATAALDPAAGWVNGVVGVHPYQLAYADPRVAQEIWADDVDTWIASPYAPQGVARPVDGGYVFTGRWQFSSGTDACDWIILGAMVGDADGTPVMPPQILHMILPRSDYEIVDDSWDVVGLRGTGSKDVIVRDAFVPAYRTMDGLKVMDGTAQIEAGMTKTLYKMPWSTMFPLGISSATIGICEGALAAHLDYQRERVNASGVAVKDDPYVMYAVGDAAADIQASRQALLANVDRIYDMVDAGREVTFADRAAVRRDQIRAVWRAVAAVDQIFARSGGNALRMDKPLQRYWRDAHAGVAHAIHTPGTIYHASALSSLGIDPQGALRAMI; from the coding sequence ATGACCGAGCGGGTAATCGACCGGGTGATGGAACTGGCTGACCAGTTCGCCGAGCAGGCCGCCGAAGCCGAGCGGCTCGGCCACCTCTCGGAGGCCACCGTCAAGAACATGAAGGCCGTCGGCTCGATCCGGTTGCTGCAACCCGTCGAGCACGGCGGGTACGAGGTCCATCCGCGCGAATTCGCCGAGACCGTGATGGCCACGGCGGCGCTCGATCCCGCGGCCGGATGGGTCAACGGCGTCGTCGGCGTACACCCTTATCAGTTGGCATATGCCGATCCGCGCGTCGCACAGGAGATCTGGGCCGACGACGTCGACACGTGGATCGCCTCGCCGTATGCCCCGCAGGGCGTGGCGAGGCCCGTCGACGGCGGATACGTGTTCACCGGACGCTGGCAGTTCAGCTCGGGAACCGATGCGTGCGACTGGATCATCCTGGGCGCGATGGTCGGGGATGCCGACGGCACTCCGGTGATGCCGCCGCAGATCCTGCACATGATCCTGCCCCGCAGCGACTACGAGATCGTCGACGACTCATGGGACGTGGTCGGCCTGCGCGGCACCGGATCCAAAGACGTCATCGTCCGCGATGCGTTCGTCCCGGCCTACCGCACCATGGACGGCCTCAAGGTGATGGACGGCACCGCGCAGATCGAGGCGGGGATGACCAAGACCCTCTACAAGATGCCGTGGTCGACGATGTTCCCGCTCGGCATCAGCTCCGCGACCATCGGCATCTGCGAGGGTGCACTGGCCGCGCACCTGGACTATCAACGGGAACGGGTCAACGCCAGCGGCGTCGCCGTCAAGGACGATCCGTACGTGATGTACGCGGTCGGTGACGCCGCTGCCGACATCCAGGCGTCGCGCCAGGCACTGCTGGCCAACGTCGACCGCATCTACGACATGGTCGACGCCGGCCGGGAGGTGACCTTCGCAGACCGCGCCGCTGTGCGCCGCGACCAGATCAGGGCGGTGTGGCGGGCCGTGGCCGCCGTCGACCAGATCTTCGCCCGCTCCGGCGGCAATGCACTTCGCATGGACAAGCCGCTGCAGCGGTACTGGCGTGACGCGCATGCCGGTGTCGCACACGCCATTCACACACCCGGCACCATCTACCACGCGTCGGCATTGAGCTCACTGGGCATCGACCCCCAGGGTGCGCTGCGGGCGATGATCTGA
- a CDS encoding flavin-containing monooxygenase — MTTDADASTAELKRYLRQADPGVLVAVLAQLTGDLSVVDRFAPAISHVPDPPERVGITDPDTMEALVASLVEALTAPARHGGPAADDPEFFARLLPVALGADVEDEFIPLLLEQGGFQLSQPTLPREVPIPATTTVAIIGAGIAGIVTALAAADAGVAFEIFDRNDEVGGTWLTTKYPGIGVDTPSAYYSLSREVNPDWTNYYPQGAEYQAYLVSLADKHGLREHTRFGTEVEALWWDDDRKQWQIHAVDRDGNRGVSYARAVITAAGYLNRPRWPDVPGRGTFAGTSVHSAQWDPSLDLAGKRVAIIGAGCTAVQIVDACVDQVEHLTIFQRQPHWVAPRKRLSDDVPEFRRYLGRRLPYYANWHRLKSYWATADNNYPVILRDPDWANDHLSISPANDILLQMCMEYIRQTFGEGTELAKKVAPDFAPYGKRIIRDPGGYYAALTREHVDVEASEPAEVNAKGIVTPDGRQIDLDVIIYATGYHLDFLSTVDIRGRDGRTLRQEWGDSPRAYRGGTVPGFPNLFITSAPNYSPGHGAGANFSMEVLAHYITECLQLMALRGATTIEVTRQAYDDYVAQIDEAMSRTVWCHTPNAHTYYRSGSGRVVVATPYRLIDVWRQHRAPIEEHFTLGGSEGGSDGGVATR, encoded by the coding sequence GTGACGACTGATGCGGACGCCAGTACGGCGGAACTCAAGCGGTATCTGCGTCAGGCCGACCCGGGTGTGCTCGTGGCGGTGTTGGCCCAGTTGACCGGCGACCTCTCGGTGGTCGACCGGTTCGCCCCCGCGATCTCCCATGTGCCCGATCCTCCGGAGCGGGTGGGCATCACCGATCCCGACACCATGGAGGCGTTGGTTGCCAGTCTCGTCGAGGCCCTCACCGCACCGGCCCGCCACGGCGGGCCCGCCGCCGACGATCCGGAGTTCTTCGCCCGCCTGCTACCGGTGGCGCTCGGCGCTGACGTCGAGGACGAGTTCATCCCACTGCTGCTGGAGCAGGGCGGTTTTCAGCTCTCGCAGCCCACCCTGCCGCGTGAGGTGCCCATCCCGGCGACGACCACCGTGGCGATCATCGGCGCAGGTATCGCGGGCATCGTCACCGCACTGGCCGCCGCCGACGCCGGGGTCGCGTTCGAGATCTTCGATCGCAACGACGAGGTCGGCGGTACCTGGCTGACCACGAAGTACCCCGGGATCGGGGTGGACACCCCGTCGGCGTACTACTCGCTGTCACGGGAAGTGAACCCCGACTGGACGAATTACTACCCGCAGGGTGCGGAGTACCAGGCGTATCTCGTGTCGTTGGCCGACAAACACGGTCTGCGGGAGCACACCCGGTTCGGCACCGAGGTCGAGGCACTCTGGTGGGACGACGACCGCAAGCAGTGGCAGATCCACGCCGTGGACCGCGACGGCAACCGCGGTGTCAGCTACGCCCGCGCGGTGATCACCGCCGCCGGCTACCTCAACCGGCCCCGGTGGCCGGACGTGCCCGGCCGCGGCACCTTCGCCGGTACCAGCGTCCACTCGGCGCAGTGGGATCCGTCGCTGGATCTGGCGGGTAAACGGGTCGCGATCATCGGCGCGGGTTGCACAGCGGTGCAGATCGTCGACGCCTGCGTCGACCAGGTGGAGCATCTGACGATCTTCCAGCGCCAGCCCCACTGGGTGGCGCCGCGCAAGCGGCTCTCCGACGACGTCCCGGAGTTCCGCCGCTACCTCGGCCGCCGCCTGCCGTACTACGCGAACTGGCACCGGCTGAAGTCGTACTGGGCCACGGCCGACAACAACTATCCGGTGATCCTGCGGGATCCGGACTGGGCGAACGACCACCTGTCGATCTCGCCCGCCAACGACATCCTGCTGCAGATGTGTATGGAGTACATTCGCCAGACCTTCGGTGAGGGAACGGAACTGGCGAAAAAGGTCGCACCGGACTTCGCGCCGTACGGTAAGCGGATCATCCGCGACCCGGGTGGCTACTACGCCGCACTGACCCGCGAGCACGTCGACGTCGAGGCGAGCGAACCCGCGGAGGTCAACGCGAAGGGCATCGTCACCCCCGACGGGCGGCAGATCGACCTCGACGTGATCATCTACGCCACCGGTTACCATCTCGACTTCCTGTCGACCGTGGACATCCGCGGCCGCGACGGACGGACCCTGCGCCAGGAGTGGGGCGACAGCCCGCGCGCCTATCGCGGCGGCACCGTACCGGGCTTCCCGAACCTGTTCATCACCTCGGCGCCGAACTACAGTCCCGGCCACGGCGCCGGCGCCAACTTCTCGATGGAGGTGCTGGCCCACTACATCACCGAATGCCTACAGCTCATGGCGCTGCGGGGCGCCACGACCATCGAGGTGACCCGGCAGGCCTACGACGACTACGTGGCGCAGATCGACGAGGCCATGTCACGCACCGTGTGGTGTCACACTCCCAACGCCCACACCTACTACCGCTCGGGATCGGGGCGGGTGGTGGTCGCCACCCCGTACCGCTTGATCGACGTCTGGCGGCAGCACCGGGCACCCATCGAGGAGCACTTCACGCTCGGCGGCTCGGAGGGGGGTTCCGATGGCGGAGTTGCTACGCGGTAG
- the bphC gene encoding biphenyl-2,3-diol 1,2-dioxygenase, whose product MTALKSLGYVTVQTADMERWRHFAFQVLGFAEGSGPDESCLYLRMDERAARIIVKPGDADRIVTVGWEVRDRTALEQVKRDLDAAGVPFKQLTLEEADARRVEEVIAFTDPAGTALEVFHGAVLDHSPVVTPFGARFVTGAQGLGHVVLPALDVNGLFEFYTEVLGFRSRGAFRVPVPPEFGPVRVRFLGINERHHSLAICPASTVRDPGLVHMMVEVDSLDAVGQALDRVAADGYQLSSTLGRHTNDKMVSFYVRAPGDWDIEFGTEGMRVDEDHYTAEEITADSYWGHQWVGDLPAAMRP is encoded by the coding sequence ATGACAGCGTTGAAGAGTCTTGGCTACGTCACCGTCCAGACAGCCGACATGGAGCGTTGGCGGCACTTCGCCTTCCAGGTGCTCGGCTTCGCCGAGGGCAGCGGACCCGACGAGTCCTGCCTGTACCTGCGAATGGACGAGCGGGCCGCCCGCATCATCGTCAAACCCGGTGACGCCGACCGGATCGTCACCGTGGGCTGGGAGGTGCGCGACCGCACGGCGCTCGAACAGGTCAAGCGCGATCTGGACGCGGCAGGGGTGCCGTTCAAACAGCTCACGCTGGAAGAGGCCGACGCCCGCCGGGTCGAGGAGGTCATCGCCTTCACCGACCCCGCGGGCACCGCGCTCGAGGTGTTCCACGGGGCGGTCCTCGACCATAGCCCCGTGGTGACCCCGTTCGGGGCCCGATTCGTCACCGGCGCACAGGGTTTGGGCCACGTGGTGCTTCCCGCCCTCGACGTGAACGGACTCTTCGAGTTCTACACCGAGGTACTGGGATTCAGGTCGCGCGGAGCGTTCCGGGTGCCGGTGCCGCCCGAGTTCGGTCCGGTGCGCGTGCGGTTCCTCGGCATCAACGAGCGTCATCACAGCCTGGCGATCTGTCCCGCGTCGACCGTTCGAGACCCGGGTCTCGTGCACATGATGGTGGAGGTGGACAGCCTCGACGCGGTCGGACAGGCGCTGGACCGGGTCGCCGCCGACGGCTACCAGCTGTCGTCGACGCTGGGCAGGCACACCAACGACAAGATGGTGTCGTTCTACGTCCGGGCGCCGGGTGACTGGGACATCGAATTCGGCACCGAGGGTATGCGGGTCGACGAAGATCACTACACCGCAGAGGAGATCACCGCCGACAGCTACTGGGGGCACCAGTGGGTCGGTGACCTGCCTGCCGCGATGAGACCATGA
- a CDS encoding acyl-CoA synthetase, protein MERNRDALDSVVAQARSHALGDIPRRSARRQPDKTAIVDGEVVLTFAEFEHLVDRTAAALQDNGFRTGDRLALLSHNCWQYAVLAFATARAGVVLVPINFMLTAEEIAYLLAHSKVRGIVVEAELTPTADEAICLAREQGAPVTTRVALVPAGATPPPGWDDFARWPATDTAAPRPHIDDDQLLRLMYTSGTESRPKAVMHTSRSLMWQYVSTIVAGSMAADDVEIHSLPLYHCAQLDNFLATDVYLGATSIILPRPDPESVLRTIARYGATNYFAPPTVWISLLRSPVFDEVDLSSLRKGYYGASAMPTEILAEIRDRLPNLRLWNFYGQTEMAPLASALGPDEQDAHAGSAGRPVVNVETVILGEDDEPVAAGVVGEIAHRSPHLMLGYLDDPVKTAEAFRGGWFHSGDLGYYDAHGLLHVVDRKKDMIKTGGENVASREVEEVLYRHGGVQEAAVFGLSHPVWVETVVAAVVPRAGVTLTEDDITAHCRRHLAGYKTPKQVFFVDCLPKNPSGKLLKRALRERFSAESLSH, encoded by the coding sequence ATGGAGCGCAACCGTGACGCCTTGGACAGCGTCGTCGCGCAGGCGCGCAGTCACGCACTGGGTGACATCCCCCGGAGGTCGGCCCGCAGACAGCCGGACAAGACGGCGATCGTCGACGGTGAGGTGGTTCTCACCTTCGCCGAGTTCGAACACCTCGTGGACCGGACCGCTGCGGCATTGCAGGACAACGGGTTCCGAACGGGCGATCGCCTCGCGCTGCTGTCCCACAACTGCTGGCAGTACGCCGTCCTCGCGTTCGCCACCGCGCGCGCCGGGGTGGTGCTGGTGCCGATCAACTTCATGCTCACCGCCGAGGAGATCGCCTATCTGCTGGCACACAGCAAGGTCCGCGGCATCGTCGTCGAAGCCGAACTGACACCGACGGCCGATGAGGCCATCTGCCTCGCACGCGAACAGGGCGCACCGGTGACGACGAGAGTCGCGCTCGTACCGGCCGGAGCCACGCCCCCACCTGGTTGGGACGACTTCGCCCGGTGGCCGGCCACCGACACCGCCGCACCCAGGCCCCACATCGACGACGACCAGCTGCTGCGCCTCATGTACACCAGCGGCACGGAATCACGCCCGAAGGCGGTGATGCACACCAGCCGCAGTCTGATGTGGCAGTACGTCAGCACCATCGTGGCGGGGTCCATGGCCGCCGACGACGTCGAGATCCACTCCCTGCCGCTCTACCACTGTGCGCAGCTGGACAACTTCCTCGCCACCGACGTCTACCTCGGCGCGACGAGCATCATCCTCCCGCGACCGGACCCCGAGTCGGTCCTGCGCACCATCGCACGCTACGGCGCCACCAATTACTTTGCACCGCCCACAGTCTGGATCAGCCTGCTGCGCTCCCCGGTCTTCGACGAGGTCGACCTCTCCAGCCTGCGCAAGGGTTATTACGGCGCCTCGGCGATGCCGACGGAGATCCTCGCCGAGATCCGGGACCGCCTGCCGAATCTGCGGCTGTGGAACTTCTACGGCCAGACCGAGATGGCCCCTCTGGCCTCGGCGCTGGGACCCGACGAACAGGACGCACACGCCGGATCGGCCGGGCGCCCGGTGGTCAACGTGGAGACCGTGATCCTCGGCGAGGACGACGAACCCGTGGCGGCGGGAGTGGTGGGCGAGATAGCCCATCGCAGTCCGCATTTGATGCTCGGCTACCTCGACGACCCGGTGAAGACCGCAGAAGCGTTCCGCGGCGGATGGTTCCACTCCGGCGACCTCGGATACTACGACGCACACGGACTGCTGCACGTCGTCGACCGCAAGAAGGACATGATCAAGACCGGCGGCGAGAACGTCGCCAGCCGGGAGGTCGAGGAAGTCCTGTACCGGCACGGCGGTGTCCAGGAGGCCGCGGTGTTCGGACTGTCCCACCCGGTGTGGGTGGAGACGGTGGTGGCCGCGGTGGTGCCCCGCGCCGGTGTCACCCTCACCGAGGACGACATCACCGCGCACTGCCGGCGACATCTCGCCGGATACAAGACACCGAAGCAGGTCTTCTTCGTCGACTGCCTGCCGAAGAACCCGAGCGGCAAGCTCCTCAAACGCGCTCTGCGCGAGCGATTCAGCGCCGAATCGCTCAGTCACTGA